One genomic segment of Kiritimatiella glycovorans includes these proteins:
- a CDS encoding Fur family transcriptional regulator, giving the protein MSRTTVNGHWREEALEEFVRHLHSRGFRVTEARKKVFAGVLARDDHFSADELAAALARGEGRVSRGTVYRSLDLLLESGFVRKIVDSEAHAHYEHIFKRPRHEHLKCEVCGAYIEVGGEAFGALIEDLCRRHDFEQRAWRVLVLGRCSRCRRG; this is encoded by the coding sequence ATGAGCCGGACGACGGTCAACGGGCACTGGCGTGAAGAGGCGCTGGAGGAATTTGTCCGCCACCTGCATTCGCGCGGGTTTCGCGTGACGGAGGCCCGCAAGAAAGTCTTTGCCGGGGTGCTGGCGCGCGACGATCATTTTTCGGCCGATGAACTGGCGGCGGCGCTGGCACGGGGGGAGGGCAGGGTGAGCCGCGGTACCGTCTACCGCTCGCTGGATCTTCTGCTGGAATCCGGATTCGTGCGCAAGATCGTCGACTCCGAGGCCCACGCCCACTACGAGCACATCTTCAAGCGGCCGCGACACGAACACCTGAAGTGCGAGGTGTGCGGAGCCTATATCGAAGTGGGGGGAGAGGCGTTCGGCGCGCTGATCGAAGATCTTTGCCGCCGCCACGATTTCGAGCAGCGGGCGTGGCGGGTCCTGGTACTGGGCCGGTGCTCGCGCTGCCGCCGCGGCTGA